Proteins from a single region of Phycisphaerae bacterium:
- a CDS encoding NYN domain-containing protein, translating to MSRRSIIYIDGFNLYYGAVKGSPHKWLDIQRMCERLRQDDEIQLIRYFTARVDGPTRANQDAYLRALATSPKIETILGNFKTKRFKCRVSACTFAGSRFYVGTEEKRTDVSIAVMLLDDAYQDKAERFVIISGDSDLVPSVNLLKLRFPEKQVIVYVPSRDPRRGAAVELRSAADKNRSLPMELIQRSQFPREMPDGHGGTIRKPVDW from the coding sequence GTGTCTCGGCGCAGCATCATCTACATCGATGGATTCAATCTCTATTACGGCGCCGTGAAGGGTAGCCCCCACAAATGGCTGGACATCCAGCGAATGTGCGAGCGGCTGCGCCAGGACGACGAAATCCAGCTCATTCGGTACTTTACGGCACGCGTCGATGGTCCGACCCGCGCGAATCAGGACGCCTACCTGCGAGCCTTGGCCACCAGCCCCAAGATAGAAACCATTCTCGGCAACTTCAAAACAAAACGATTCAAGTGCCGCGTTTCCGCCTGCACGTTCGCCGGTTCACGTTTCTACGTCGGCACAGAAGAGAAGCGAACCGACGTCAGCATCGCTGTGATGTTGCTGGATGATGCTTATCAGGACAAGGCAGAGCGATTCGTCATCATCAGCGGCGACTCCGACCTTGTCCCATCCGTCAACCTGCTCAAGCTTCGATTCCCTGAAAAACAAGTGATTGTCTATGTTCCATCCCGCGACCCCAGGCGAGGGGCCGCCGTGGAACTGCGCAGCGCGGCCGACAAGAATCGATCTCTTCCGATGGAACTCATTCAGCGAAGCCAGTTCCCGCGAGAAATGCCCGACGGACATGGTGGGACGATCCGCAAGCCCGTCGATTGGTGA
- the ettA gene encoding energy-dependent translational throttle protein EttA, with protein MGDDAEKIIYSMVGVSKSHEKKPILKDIYLSYFYGAKIGVLGLNGAGKSTLLRILAGVDKNYDGQISLQPGYTVGFLEQEPKLDDSLTVRQIVEQGLQGTLDLLKEYEQINERLGEDISDDEMNKLLSKQERVQERLDAANAWELDAQLEMAMDALRCPEGERPIKVLSGGERRRVALCRLLLQKPDVLLLDEPTNHLDAETVSWLEQHLHRYEGTIIAVTHDRYFLDNVAGWILELDRGKGIPWKGNYSSWLEQKEARLRVEEKTESARQRALARELEWIRSSPQARRTKSKARISAYEEAVAQNSAEKLKEVEIYIPPGPRLGNQVIDAQKVTKAFGRQILMSDVSFSIPAGAIVGIIGANGTGKTTLFRMITGQEKPDSGTIRIGESVKLTYVEQSRETLIDGETVFEAITGGTDLMQLGSAQVNGRMYVTRFGFVGQDQQQPVGTLSGGERNRVHLARMLRLGANVILLDEPTNDLDVNVMRALEEGLNNFAGCALVISHDRWFLDRVATHILAFEGESSVRWFEGDYSAYEADRRKRLGAEAERPHRVKYRELTMG; from the coding sequence ATGGGTGACGACGCGGAAAAGATCATTTACTCGATGGTGGGCGTCAGCAAGAGCCACGAGAAAAAACCGATCCTCAAGGACATCTACCTCTCCTATTTCTACGGGGCGAAGATCGGCGTCCTCGGCCTGAACGGGGCGGGCAAGAGCACGCTCCTGCGAATCCTCGCGGGGGTGGACAAGAACTACGACGGTCAGATCTCGCTGCAGCCCGGCTACACCGTCGGGTTCCTCGAACAGGAGCCGAAACTCGACGATTCGCTGACGGTCCGTCAGATCGTCGAACAGGGCCTGCAGGGGACGCTCGACCTGCTCAAGGAATACGAGCAGATCAACGAACGCCTCGGCGAGGACATCTCGGACGACGAGATGAACAAGCTCCTGTCCAAACAGGAGAGGGTGCAGGAGCGGCTCGACGCCGCCAACGCCTGGGAACTCGACGCTCAGCTCGAGATGGCCATGGACGCCCTGCGCTGCCCGGAGGGTGAGCGGCCGATCAAGGTGCTCTCCGGCGGCGAGCGGCGGCGGGTCGCGCTGTGCCGGCTCCTGCTGCAAAAGCCGGACGTGCTGCTGCTCGACGAGCCGACCAACCACCTCGACGCCGAGACGGTCTCGTGGCTGGAGCAGCATCTCCACCGCTACGAGGGCACGATCATCGCCGTGACGCACGACCGGTACTTCCTGGACAACGTGGCGGGGTGGATTCTCGAACTGGACCGCGGCAAGGGGATTCCATGGAAGGGGAACTATTCGTCGTGGCTGGAGCAGAAGGAGGCGCGGCTCCGCGTCGAGGAGAAGACCGAGTCGGCGCGGCAGCGGGCGCTGGCCCGGGAGCTGGAGTGGATCCGCAGCTCGCCCCAGGCCCGGCGGACCAAGAGCAAGGCGCGGATCAGCGCCTACGAAGAGGCGGTCGCGCAAAACTCGGCGGAAAAGCTCAAGGAAGTGGAGATCTACATCCCGCCGGGTCCGCGGCTGGGCAACCAGGTCATCGACGCGCAGAAGGTGACCAAGGCGTTCGGCCGGCAGATTCTCATGTCCGACGTGAGCTTCTCGATCCCGGCCGGGGCGATCGTCGGCATCATTGGGGCGAACGGCACGGGCAAGACGACGCTGTTCCGCATGATCACGGGCCAGGAGAAGCCCGACAGCGGGACGATCCGCATCGGCGAAAGCGTGAAGCTCACCTACGTCGAACAGAGCCGCGAGACGCTGATCGATGGCGAGACCGTGTTTGAGGCGATCACCGGCGGGACCGACCTGATGCAACTGGGCAGCGCGCAGGTGAACGGCCGCATGTATGTGACGCGGTTCGGATTTGTCGGTCAGGACCAGCAGCAGCCGGTCGGCACGCTTTCGGGCGGCGAGCGGAACCGCGTGCACCTGGCGCGGATGCTCCGGCTGGGGGCGAATGTCATCCTGCTCGACGAGCCGACAAACGACCTGGATGTGAACGTCATGCGGGCCCTGGAGGAAGGGCTGAACAACTTCGCGGGCTGCGCGCTGGTGATCAGCCATGACCGGTGGTTTCTCGACCGCGTGGCGACGCATATTCTGGCGTTCGAGGGGGAGAGCAGCGTGCGGTGGTTTGAGGGGGACTATTCGGCGTATGAGGCGGACCGCAGGAAGCGGCTGGGGGCGGAGGCGGAGCGACCGCATCGGGTGAAGTATCGGGAGCTGACGATGGGGTGA
- a CDS encoding class IV adenylate cyclase: MPVELESKLSVPSHDPVRERLRAAGAVPEGRVVETNRLFDNAEQALFHAGCGLRVRSAVPVDGAWRASAGGEAKSTFTFKGPQQKSGFKRREEIELPIENPEGLAALLAELGYTPWLVYEKRRESWTLGACKIELDEIPQLGRFVECEGPDDAAIREVLAALNLAAEPNIVHSYPALIAKHLGESAPRPLTLRFA; this comes from the coding sequence ATGCCCGTCGAACTCGAATCCAAGCTCTCCGTCCCATCGCACGACCCGGTGCGCGAGCGCCTCCGCGCCGCGGGGGCGGTGCCGGAGGGGCGAGTCGTCGAGACCAACCGGCTGTTCGACAATGCCGAGCAGGCGCTGTTTCACGCCGGGTGCGGGCTGCGGGTGCGGTCGGCCGTGCCGGTCGATGGGGCCTGGCGGGCGTCAGCGGGCGGCGAGGCCAAGTCCACCTTCACCTTTAAGGGCCCGCAGCAAAAGTCGGGCTTCAAGCGGCGGGAGGAGATCGAGCTGCCGATTGAGAATCCCGAGGGATTGGCCGCGCTGCTGGCGGAGCTGGGGTACACGCCCTGGCTCGTCTATGAGAAGCGGCGGGAGTCGTGGACATTGGGGGCGTGCAAGATCGAACTGGACGAGATCCCGCAGCTCGGCCGCTTCGTCGAATGCGAAGGACCGGACGACGCAGCGATCCGCGAGGTTCTCGCGGCGCTCAACCTGGCCGCCGAGCCCAACATCGTTCACAGCTACCCGGCGCTGATCGCGAAGCACCTCGGCGAATCGGCGCCGCGACCGCTTACGCTGCGGTTTGCATAG
- a CDS encoding DUF2442 domain-containing protein: protein MNTSALSPGMQVKDVRFDDDTLSVDLADGRTITVPLVWYPRLLHASPAQRAKWQISGGGYGIHWPEVDEDLSTEGLLWGAPAPGTKTIVLS, encoded by the coding sequence ATGAATACTTCAGCGCTTAGTCCGGGCATGCAAGTGAAGGACGTTCGCTTCGATGACGACACGCTCAGCGTTGATCTCGCCGACGGTCGCACCATCACCGTCCCCCTCGTTTGGTATCCTCGCTTGCTCCACGCGTCGCCCGCGCAGCGCGCGAAATGGCAAATCTCCGGCGGCGGTTACGGCATCCACTGGCCTGAAGTCGATGAAGACCTTAGCACTGAAGGCCTCCTCTGGGGCGCGCCGGCACCCGGGACCAAGACAATCGTCCTCTCGTAA
- a CDS encoding DUF4160 domain-containing protein, with translation MHLRPRPDAEFRRPIGGQRQGILMPTIARIGPYRIYFVSHDVNEPPHVHVDRDAQSAKFWLRPVALARNIRFSPSELRAVERIVLEHQQEFLEAWNEYFSA, from the coding sequence ATGCATCTACGTCCCCGGCCGGATGCTGAATTTCGTCGTCCGATAGGCGGCCAGAGGCAGGGAATACTCATGCCGACAATTGCCAGGATTGGCCCCTATCGCATATACTTTGTCAGCCACGACGTGAACGAACCGCCTCACGTGCATGTGGATCGCGACGCTCAGTCGGCCAAGTTCTGGTTGAGGCCGGTTGCGCTCGCTCGAAACATCAGGTTTAGCCCAAGTGAATTACGAGCGGTTGAACGAATCGTTTTGGAGCACCAGCAGGAGTTCCTCGAGGCATGGAATGAATACTTCAGCGCTTAG
- the leuS gene encoding leucine--tRNA ligase, which yields MTYPYSPKDLREKWQAYWDANQTFRTPNPGEPGFDPSRPKNYILDFFPYPSGAGLHVGHPEGYTATDILSRYRRMRGFNVLHTMGWDAFGLPAEQHAIETGQHPAATTEKNVSTFRRQLKMLGFSYDWRREISTTDPGYFKWTQWIFLQIFNSWYDAAADKARPISELPIPADIRAKGDRAVREYVDSQRLAYMAEVPVNWCPALGTVLANEEVTNEGRSERGDHPVFKRPLKQWMLRITKYADRLANDLEELDWPESIKLMQRNWIGRSEGAQVKFKLAPDSVEQMSPEVERASLPADSSFEIFTTRPDTLFGATYMVLAPEHPLVAKITTPEQRAAVDAYVRAAGNRSELARTAEAKEKTGVFTGAYAINPVNDAKIPIWIADYVLMSYGTGAIMAVPGQDQRDWDFAMVFDLPIIRTVQPPPNFDGEAYLGDGPAMNSAFLDGLEVDAAKKKITAWLEERGLGKGTVNYKLRDWLFSRQRYWGEPFPILHGPDGEIVPLDESELPLTLPEIDDFRPTVIAEGSDAMPAPPLGRAKEWMTVTRNGKSYRRELNTMPQWAGSCWYYLRFTDPWNKDRLASREAEKYWMLSQRKDGRPHVGGIDMYMGGAEHAVLHLLYARFWHKVLYDLGHVSTVEPFGRLFNQGMIRAFAYRDARGTYRGYDEIEFREDGTAVLKDSGEKLAAAVEKMSKSLKNVINPEEVVNEYGADTLRLYEMFMGPLEASKPWNPRDVPGVYRFLQRAWRMLVNEETGEASAFLRSEPGAPATGSDAIEKLLHKTIKKVGEDIERLAFNTAISAMMEFVNEVYRAKSIKPVQAERFVLILSPFAPHLAEELWQRLRGPAWKTSLAYESWPVFDPALVEDETVEIPVQVNGKIVARLTIAKTADEASVRTAALAMPKVTERIGSTTIAKCIYVPGRMLNFVVR from the coding sequence ATGACATATCCATACTCTCCCAAAGACCTCCGCGAGAAGTGGCAAGCCTACTGGGACGCCAACCAGACCTTCCGCACACCCAATCCCGGCGAGCCCGGATTCGATCCGTCTAGGCCCAAGAACTACATCCTCGACTTCTTCCCCTACCCCAGCGGGGCCGGTCTCCACGTCGGTCATCCAGAAGGCTACACGGCGACCGACATCCTCTCGCGCTATCGCCGCATGCGCGGTTTCAACGTCCTGCACACGATGGGCTGGGACGCCTTTGGTCTGCCCGCCGAACAGCACGCCATCGAGACCGGTCAGCATCCCGCGGCAACGACGGAGAAGAACGTCTCGACGTTTCGCCGCCAGCTCAAGATGCTCGGGTTCTCGTACGACTGGCGGCGGGAGATCTCGACGACCGATCCGGGGTACTTCAAGTGGACGCAGTGGATCTTCCTGCAGATCTTCAATAGCTGGTACGACGCGGCCGCGGACAAGGCGCGGCCGATCAGCGAACTGCCGATCCCGGCCGACATCCGCGCCAAGGGAGATCGGGCCGTCCGCGAGTATGTCGATTCGCAGCGGCTCGCCTACATGGCCGAAGTGCCAGTGAACTGGTGCCCTGCCCTCGGGACGGTCCTCGCCAACGAGGAAGTGACCAACGAAGGCCGCAGCGAGCGCGGCGATCATCCTGTTTTCAAGCGACCGCTCAAGCAGTGGATGCTGCGGATTACCAAGTACGCCGATCGGCTGGCGAATGACCTCGAAGAACTCGACTGGCCCGAATCAATCAAGCTGATGCAGCGAAACTGGATCGGTCGGAGCGAGGGCGCGCAAGTCAAGTTCAAGCTGGCGCCCGATTCAGTGGAGCAAATGTCTCCAGAAGTGGAGCGGGCGTCCCTGCCCGCTGATTCCTCGTTCGAAATCTTCACCACGCGCCCCGACACGCTCTTCGGCGCGACGTACATGGTCCTCGCCCCCGAGCACCCGCTCGTCGCGAAGATCACAACGCCCGAGCAGCGCGCTGCCGTCGACGCCTACGTCCGCGCCGCCGGCAACCGCAGCGAACTCGCCCGCACCGCCGAGGCGAAGGAAAAGACCGGCGTCTTCACCGGTGCGTACGCGATCAATCCCGTGAACGACGCGAAGATCCCGATCTGGATCGCGGATTATGTGCTGATGAGTTACGGCACCGGTGCGATCATGGCCGTCCCCGGTCAGGACCAGCGCGACTGGGATTTCGCCATGGTCTTCGATCTGCCAATCATTCGCACCGTTCAACCACCGCCGAACTTCGATGGAGAAGCCTATCTCGGCGACGGTCCGGCGATGAATAGCGCGTTCCTCGACGGTCTGGAGGTCGACGCGGCCAAGAAAAAAATCACGGCATGGCTCGAAGAGCGCGGCCTCGGCAAGGGCACCGTTAATTACAAGCTCCGCGACTGGCTCTTTTCCCGCCAGCGATATTGGGGAGAGCCCTTTCCGATTCTGCATGGCCCCGATGGCGAGATCGTTCCGCTCGATGAAAGCGAACTGCCGCTGACGCTCCCCGAGATCGACGACTTCCGCCCGACCGTCATCGCTGAGGGCAGCGACGCCATGCCCGCGCCGCCACTCGGTCGCGCGAAGGAGTGGATGACCGTCACGCGGAACGGCAAGTCGTATCGCCGCGAACTCAACACGATGCCTCAGTGGGCCGGTTCGTGCTGGTATTACCTCCGCTTCACCGATCCCTGGAATAAGGACCGCCTCGCCTCCCGCGAAGCAGAGAAATACTGGATGCTCTCCCAGCGCAAGGACGGTCGCCCGCACGTCGGTGGCATCGACATGTACATGGGCGGAGCGGAGCACGCCGTGCTGCATCTGCTCTACGCCCGTTTCTGGCACAAGGTCTTGTATGACCTCGGCCACGTCTCGACGGTCGAACCCTTCGGCCGCCTCTTCAACCAGGGCATGATACGAGCGTTCGCTTACCGCGATGCGCGTGGGACGTATCGTGGCTACGACGAAATCGAATTCCGCGAAGACGGCACGGCGGTACTCAAGGACTCCGGCGAAAAACTCGCCGCCGCTGTCGAGAAGATGTCCAAGAGCCTGAAGAACGTCATCAACCCCGAGGAGGTCGTCAACGAATACGGCGCCGATACCCTCCGGCTCTACGAGATGTTCATGGGCCCGCTGGAGGCGAGCAAACCGTGGAACCCCCGTGACGTCCCCGGCGTCTATCGCTTCCTGCAACGCGCCTGGCGAATGCTCGTCAACGAAGAGACCGGCGAGGCGTCGGCGTTCCTCCGATCCGAGCCCGGAGCGCCAGCGACGGGTTCTGACGCCATCGAAAAGCTGCTCCACAAGACCATCAAGAAGGTCGGCGAGGACATCGAACGCCTCGCCTTCAACACGGCCATCAGCGCGATGATGGAGTTCGTCAACGAAGTCTACCGCGCCAAGTCCATCAAGCCCGTCCAGGCCGAGCGCTTCGTGCTGATCCTCTCGCCGTTTGCCCCGCACCTCGCCGAAGAACTCTGGCAGCGGCTTCGCGGGCCGGCGTGGAAGACCAGCCTCGCCTACGAGTCCTGGCCGGTGTTCGATCCCGCCCTCGTCGAAGACGAGACCGTCGAAATCCCCGTGCAGGTCAACGGGAAGATCGTCGCGCGGCTCACGATCGCCAAGACGGCCGATGAAGCGAGCGTCAGGACCGCCGCGCTGGCCATGCCCAAAGTGACGGAGCGCATCGGCAGTACGACCATCGCCAAATGCATCTACGTCCCCGGCCGGATGCTGAATTTCGTCGTCCGATAG
- a CDS encoding transcriptional regulator, with protein sequence MDETTFQAKLSELVREIGSLPAGERSKLEALAEQTKQRHEKLKATVTSLHDSIDYLRLSIKYLLFDLEATRRENDYLRKMLEEEPEA encoded by the coding sequence ATGGACGAGACGACGTTTCAAGCGAAGCTTTCCGAGCTGGTGCGAGAGATCGGCTCGCTGCCCGCGGGGGAGCGGTCGAAGCTCGAGGCCCTGGCCGAGCAGACCAAGCAGCGGCATGAAAAACTGAAGGCGACGGTCACGAGCCTTCATGATTCGATTGATTATCTGCGTCTCTCGATCAAATATTTGCTATTTGATCTGGAAGCGACGCGGCGCGAGAACGACTATCTACGCAAGATGTTGGAGGAGGAGCCTGAGGCATAA
- a CDS encoding O-antigen ligase family protein — MGWCAAAVIVLATISALAWRSFDLSWGWIVRFAAGAALAIVIAHRFTPAMVRQTLVGLLTVAVLSLALTIWHRADRGYAHFSWPIGPITIVGGLAAVWAALAGIWGVGLAMQGRWTGAVLTLGACALCLYALQQTERRSPTLGLVAGIVIVAAIVTWRRYPSLPVQFTVCAVIAAIVIGGIAYVWTQTFSPMREISGPIEVRRTYWKNSRFFIWNHPIFGVGPDRFVIEMTRLMADFRAHMPHRYHGNLDTATHNEWLQAAVELGLPAGLAFAALPIAVLVIGLRSAVRRDSSKTGTPVEDKSHRLLAGATRGLAWPLAAAIITLFVCEAASINLRGSIMPIWYWALLGLLGATISVVPSDVNQQSVQLARRRLRPFLVMAGGFVFLVASFSESLAAVEEARGIFPAEHPAPSRFFVERTLRAQYASAAQASALAQESSTPENDAKALERWREMFQVLPVYRETATNYAQCLIRAGRLEEAKASLKSVIGERKVSVLMLYAKLRKDNPELQFACVQWALRSCALTDWPNDLLKAYVTSPAARARLDQWLPYARTAALSPKENDSPILELLRVNAWVRYSEGNLTQAIADQELAAMCYRRLERENSPYRRHHDAEWDAFYTLARMHFESRPANYGKAYDAIVEAERYAVLGIKHEKLLSPNPALGFVGGEVVPTEFPERLRPLWQLSAILHLAVGDFRNIDLRVLASLPPQQWSPHDLQTEKTALAKIAFQSLGVIPKNMRPQHYYQLVHMAGIPTSQMQIEDPESEP, encoded by the coding sequence ATGGGCTGGTGCGCGGCGGCTGTCATAGTTCTTGCAACAATTTCCGCGCTGGCATGGCGATCGTTCGATTTGTCCTGGGGCTGGATCGTCCGCTTTGCGGCCGGAGCGGCGCTGGCGATTGTCATCGCGCACCGGTTCACGCCGGCAATGGTGCGGCAGACCCTCGTTGGACTGCTCACGGTCGCGGTGTTGTCGCTCGCGCTCACCATCTGGCATCGCGCGGACCGCGGTTACGCGCATTTTTCGTGGCCGATAGGACCCATCACGATCGTCGGCGGCCTCGCGGCGGTCTGGGCGGCGCTGGCAGGAATTTGGGGCGTCGGGCTGGCCATGCAGGGGCGCTGGACCGGTGCAGTGCTCACATTGGGCGCATGCGCGCTTTGCCTCTACGCACTTCAGCAGACCGAGCGCCGCTCGCCGACGCTTGGCCTAGTTGCGGGAATCGTCATTGTCGCGGCAATTGTGACTTGGCGGCGTTATCCAAGCTTGCCGGTTCAATTCACCGTCTGCGCCGTGATCGCAGCTATCGTCATTGGCGGTATCGCGTATGTTTGGACGCAGACCTTCAGTCCGATGCGGGAGATTTCGGGGCCGATTGAGGTGCGACGGACTTATTGGAAAAACTCGCGCTTCTTTATTTGGAATCATCCAATCTTCGGCGTCGGGCCGGATCGCTTTGTCATCGAGATGACAAGGCTGATGGCGGATTTTCGCGCCCATATGCCACATCGTTATCACGGGAATCTCGATACGGCGACGCATAATGAGTGGTTGCAGGCGGCGGTGGAGTTGGGACTGCCAGCGGGGTTGGCCTTTGCGGCGCTGCCGATCGCGGTTTTGGTAATTGGTTTGCGCTCGGCGGTCCGTAGGGATTCATCGAAAACGGGGACTCCCGTTGAGGACAAATCGCACCGGCTATTAGCCGGTGCCACACGCGGCCTCGCCTGGCCTCTAGCGGCTGCAATCATCACGTTATTTGTCTGCGAGGCGGCGAGCATCAATCTTCGTGGGTCAATTATGCCTATCTGGTATTGGGCATTGCTGGGCCTGTTGGGGGCAACGATTAGCGTTGTACCGAGCGATGTGAATCAACAATCCGTACAATTGGCACGAAGGCGTTTGCGGCCGTTCCTCGTGATGGCGGGAGGATTCGTTTTCCTAGTTGCGTCATTTTCGGAATCGCTTGCCGCAGTCGAAGAGGCTCGCGGAATATTTCCGGCGGAGCATCCAGCGCCGTCGCGATTCTTCGTCGAGCGAACTCTTCGTGCCCAGTACGCAAGCGCCGCCCAGGCGTCAGCTCTCGCACAGGAATCATCGACACCGGAGAACGACGCGAAGGCCCTCGAACGCTGGCGCGAGATGTTTCAGGTACTGCCGGTCTATCGTGAAACTGCGACGAACTATGCACAGTGCCTGATTCGCGCGGGCCGGCTAGAAGAAGCCAAGGCCTCGCTGAAGTCGGTAATTGGTGAGCGCAAGGTCTCGGTACTGATGCTATATGCGAAGCTTCGGAAAGACAATCCGGAGTTGCAGTTTGCATGCGTTCAATGGGCCTTGCGGAGCTGTGCACTGACTGATTGGCCGAATGATCTCTTGAAGGCGTATGTTACCTCCCCGGCCGCCCGAGCCAGATTGGATCAATGGCTTCCGTATGCGCGAACGGCCGCGTTAAGCCCAAAGGAAAACGACTCGCCAATATTGGAACTCTTGCGTGTCAATGCCTGGGTTCGGTATAGCGAGGGGAATCTTACTCAAGCCATTGCGGATCAAGAGTTGGCGGCTATGTGCTATCGCAGACTAGAGCGCGAGAACAGTCCCTACCGCCGGCACCACGATGCCGAATGGGACGCGTTCTACACATTGGCGCGGATGCACTTCGAATCACGCCCAGCGAATTACGGTAAGGCTTACGACGCCATCGTCGAAGCCGAACGTTACGCCGTGCTGGGCATCAAACACGAGAAACTCCTGAGTCCCAATCCCGCGCTTGGGTTTGTTGGCGGCGAGGTCGTGCCGACAGAGTTCCCAGAACGCCTGCGACCCCTCTGGCAATTGTCAGCGATTCTTCACCTTGCTGTCGGCGACTTCCGCAATATTGATTTGCGCGTTTTGGCATCCTTGCCGCCGCAGCAGTGGTCGCCGCACGATTTGCAAACTGAAAAAACCGCGCTTGCCAAGATCGCTTTTCAATCACTTGGCGTAATCCCGAAGAACATGAGACCCCAGCACTATTACCAGCTTGTTCATATGGCGGGCATTCCAACATCCCAAATGCAAATCGAGGACCCGGAATCCGAACCATGA
- a CDS encoding MBL fold metallo-hydrolase, producing MMKLTFHGAAREVTGSMHLVEADGALVALDCGLFQGRRLEAESKNRTFPVDPARIHAVVLSHAHVDHCGRLPLLVKRGFTGPIYSTPATRDLAALMLEDSAHIQQEDLRYVNKKRARNGMLPVTALYDEQDAAGAMRLFHCVPYGEVFSPAPRLTALFRDAGHMLGSASVELTCQTDGGAATSVVFTGDVGRPDTPMLRDPAALPPCDYLISESTYGGRRHPPTEDLAARLAQVVNETFSRGGKVIVPAFSVGRTQVILHMLHRLRSEGRIPDVPVFVDSPLAVNATEVFRLHPELFDEESRELTRRSGDAWGTDSCTYVREADESKKLNTIKLPCVIISASGMCENGRVVHHLKHSIESPKNTVLIVGFQAAHTLGRRIVEKQPHVTIFGEKLKLRAQVIALNGFSAHADRDELQRMLRPLAARCKKAFLVHGEPDQMEVMQGTMHGDGFREVLMPMAGESFELDS from the coding sequence ATGATGAAACTCACCTTCCACGGCGCGGCGCGGGAAGTGACCGGCTCGATGCACCTGGTCGAAGCCGATGGCGCGCTCGTCGCGCTGGATTGCGGGCTGTTTCAGGGGCGGCGGTTGGAGGCGGAGTCGAAGAACCGGACGTTTCCCGTCGACCCCGCCCGGATTCACGCCGTCGTCCTCTCGCATGCCCATGTCGATCATTGCGGCCGTCTGCCGCTGCTCGTTAAGCGCGGATTTACCGGGCCGATCTACTCGACGCCGGCAACGCGCGACTTGGCGGCGCTCATGCTGGAGGACTCGGCGCACATCCAGCAGGAAGACCTGCGCTATGTAAACAAGAAGCGGGCCCGAAACGGCATGCTCCCGGTCACCGCGCTCTACGACGAGCAGGACGCGGCGGGGGCGATGCGACTCTTTCACTGCGTCCCTTACGGCGAGGTCTTTTCACCGGCCCCGCGGCTGACGGCGCTTTTTCGCGATGCCGGGCACATGCTCGGCTCGGCGTCGGTCGAGCTGACGTGCCAAACCGACGGCGGCGCGGCGACGTCGGTCGTGTTCACCGGCGACGTGGGGCGGCCGGACACGCCGATGCTGCGCGACCCCGCGGCGCTGCCGCCATGCGATTATCTCATCAGCGAATCGACCTACGGCGGTCGGCGCCACCCGCCGACGGAGGACCTGGCGGCGCGACTGGCCCAGGTGGTGAACGAGACCTTTTCGCGCGGCGGCAAAGTCATCGTCCCCGCGTTCAGCGTCGGTCGGACCCAGGTGATCCTGCACATGCTGCACCGGCTTCGCTCCGAGGGACGAATCCCCGACGTCCCGGTCTTCGTCGACAGCCCGCTGGCCGTGAACGCCACGGAGGTCTTTCGACTGCACCCGGAGCTGTTCGACGAGGAATCGCGCGAACTGACGCGCCGCTCGGGCGATGCATGGGGCACGGACTCCTGCACCTATGTCCGCGAGGCGGACGAGAGCAAGAAGCTCAACACGATCAAGCTGCCGTGCGTCATCATCTCGGCCAGCGGGATGTGCGAGAACGGCCGCGTCGTCCACCATCTCAAGCACTCGATCGAAAGCCCGAAGAACACGGTGCTGATCGTCGGGTTTCAGGCGGCCCACACGCTCGGCCGGCGGATCGTGGAGAAGCAGCCGCACGTGACGATCTTCGGGGAGAAGCTGAAGCTGCGGGCGCAGGTCATCGCGCTGAACGGGTTTTCGGCGCATGCGGATCGGGATGAACTGCAGCGGATGCTGCGACCACTGGCGGCGCGGTGCAAGAAGGCGTTTCTCGTCCATGGCGAGCCGGACCAGATGGAGGTCATGCAGGGAACCATGCACGGGGACGGATTTCGCGAGGTGCTGATGCCGATGGCGGGGGAAAGTTTCGAGTTAGACAGCTAA